The sequence CGCTCGCCCGCATCGTTGACGGGAATGTCGGCCGAGTCCGACAGGTCCTCGACAAACAACGGCAAGTCGTGCTGAGCTTCGCGCCCCGTGATCTTCAGATCCGGATACGTGTTCGGCCGGAAGTCGGTGATCCGGTAGCACAGATACTCGTAGGTATACGTGCGCTTCGGATCGATCTCCGACAGCAAGTGTTCGGCGCGCTCGATCTGCTCCATCCGCCGTTCGCGCGGCGCGAACTTGACCTGCTGGTCGCGGAGCTGACGGAGTCCAGGATTCTTGTAAGTGATGTGCATGATGCTACCTCTTTCGCGCTGAACCTTGACGGTGTTCCATGCGATCCCATCGCCCGACAAAGCTGTGTTCCCAAGATGTCCCGCGGTTCCTCACCCCATCGTGGCCGTTAGGACCCGCAAATGTTAACGATTTTCGTGGCGCTTGAGTCCTCGTTTTCGAAGTGCCTTCGAGAACTCGCGTTCCCCTTGCCGTTCGCGTCAACCCTTCTACGTATTCAAGTGCCGTTTCGTCGAATAAAAGTTCACTGCTTTTGATTCAAGTCCCAGGGCAAAGGTTTCCAACATTCGCGAAGTTGTTCGATTTTGATGCAACTGCGGCATTTTTGCTCACCAACTTCCCCCAGCCTGGCTCCGCCGCGACCCACCTCTATTTCGCCTCGACTGGCCGTTCCTTTGCCTCGCCGCAACCGCAAGCTTTGACTTGCCGTAACACTTTGCCAGACAATGGATTGCGAAGTCCCAACTGAATTATGCCCGATTCTTGGAGCACAGGACGACCGCGAGGCACGCTTTGGATTGAACTTTCCCCAATTCCTAGACGATGCTGCCAAAGTGGCCGTTGCGATCGCCCTTATCTGCACATTCCGTTCCGAACTGAAAAAGAGCCCTTTCCTATGAAGTTTCACCTGCTACGGCGATCGGTTGCCGCGACCTGCCTGCTGGCGACGCTCGCGTTGACGACCACGGCCAAGGGGGCCGGTCAGGCGCTCACCAGCGCTCGCAAGGCAGGCGATACCGATAAGGTCGAAGCCACGCTCGAAATCGGCGGCACCCTCAAAATGGTGGGGGAGTCCGGCGTCGAGAAGCTCAAGATGACGGCCTCCGGCACGGCCAAGTATCACGAAAAACTCTTCCAACGCGCCACGCCCGATTGGGTCAAGCTGCGCGCGTTGCGCGAATACGAAGCCTGCGCGGCCACCATCCAAGTCGAACAGCGCACCACCACGCCGACGCTGCGCCCCGACCGGGCTTCGATCGTCGTCGCTGGACAAGAAAAGGTGTTGCAACTTTTCGGCGTCGACGGCCCGCTGACGCGCGACGAACTGGAACTGATCGAATTGCCCTGCAACACGGCCATTCTGGACGAGCTGTTGCCTGCAAAACCCGTCGCCGCCGGTGATACCTGGGAACATTCCGCCGAACTCACCGCCGCGCTCTTCGGCCTCGACGCCGCCGGCGTTTCGGATTTGAAAAGTAAGCTCATGAAAGTGGAAGGAAATGCCGCCACGATCGAGCTGAACGGCCAGATCCAAGGCGCCATCAAAGGCGTGACCACGAAGATCGACGTCAAAGCCCGTTACAAGTTCGACCTCAAATCAAAACGCGTCACCTGGGTCGGCTTGTTACTGAAAGAAGACCGCTCCATTGGACACGTCGGCCCCGGCATGGAAGTCACCGCGAAACTCCAGATCACGATCCAACCCGGCGCGAAGCACGAGAAACTCGCCGCCATGAACGACGCCGGAGCGCTCCAAGAACTGGCGCCCGAGCACGCGATGCTCGAGTACGAGCCGCCGCAGGGCTATTACCGCCTGCTCTACGATCGCCGCTGGCACGTCATGACCGACGAACCGAACCTCGTCTCGATGCGGCTGGTCGATCGCGGCGAACTGCTGGCCCAAGCCAAAGTCTCCACGCCCGTCGGCGCTTCGCACACGCAAACGGCCACGATCCAAGCCTTCCAGCAAGAGATCCAAAAGTCGCTGGAAGAGGAGTTCGGCCAGTTCGTGGAATCCACCACCTCAGAAAACAGCCTCGGCGTCACTACGCATCGCGTCGTGGTCCACGGCGTAGTCTCCGACCTGCCGATCGAATGGCGTTACTACCTCCTAGTCGGCCCCGCCGGCCGCCAGGTCGTCGTCGCCTTCACGCTCGAAGAAGAACAAGCCTCACGCTTCGGCAACGCCGACGAAACCCTCATCGACTGCCTGGAGTTCAACAAGCCGCAACCCGGCGAGACCGCGAAAACGGTACGGCTAAAAGTCCCCGTCTCGGACGACACCGCCCAAACCATCCGCCTGAAAGTGCGGTAATTGTTTTTCGAAAGCGAACGTGTCGTGGCTCGCAGTGTCTTAGTGGCTCCATGTAGTTAGAATTGCGGTGTGGGAGCGACGGCCTTGAATTCGAAGAAAAAGTCCATTCTTGATCGCATCAAGCACCTCGAGGACGCGATCGCAAAGGGACATGAGTATTTGAACTCCGGCGCACATGCGCAATGGGCAGGGTTTCGGCCTTTATTTGCGGCCAAGGAGAAAGATGGAAGGGCACTGCCGCCTCACCCGGACTGGGTGACGAACGTGTTCCTTCCCCGACGTGAACGCTCGTTGAAACAAGCGGAAGAATCGCTTGAACGAGTAAACGCATCGTCCGGCTAAGCGATTTACGCGACTACTGCTGCCGCGCCACCACAAAGTACGTTAACCCCTCCACCACCATCTTCGCCGCGCTTTCGGGAAGCTGCGCAATTTCGGCACGCGCTTGCGTCGCGAATTCCTCCGCCCGCGTGCGGGCATAACCAAGTGCGTCGCACTGCGTGAACCACGGCTGCAGCGCCTCGCGGCGATGGTTGCCGGAGCGCGTCAGGATTTCCAGGATCGACGGCTTTTCGCTCGCCGAGACTTGTTCCAGCAGCCGGATCAACGGTAGCGTCGGCTTCTGCTGCTCCAGGTCGGTCCCCAGTGACTTCCCGGTCGTCGCCTCGTCTCCCTCGAGGTCCAGCAAGTCGTCGACGATCTGGAAGGCAATGCCGAGCGCACGGCCGTAGCGGCCCATCGCAGCGGTGAGTTGCTTGTCGGCGCCAGCGTAGTGCGCGCCGAGCAAACAGGAGCACGCCGTCAACTCGGCGGTCTTGGCCTCGATGATGCCCAGGTACTCGGCTTCCGTGAGCGAATACTTCGCCCGGCTATCGATCTGCCGCAGTTCCCCTTCGCAGACGATATTCGTCGCCCGGCCGATGACCTGGCACGCGTAGGTGGTTTCCAGCGTGCTGGCCAAATAGAACGAATGGGTAAACAGGAAGTCGCCCAATAGCACGCTGGCCTGGTTATCCCACCGAGCGTTCACGGTCTCCAAATGCCGACGCATCGCCGCTTCGTCCAGCACGTCGTCATGCACTAGCGTGGCCGTGTGAATCATCTCCACCACGGCGGCCAACACGTGATGATCCTTCGTCACGCGTCCGCAGGCTTGCGCCGCCAAGAGCAACAGCGCCGGCCGCAGCCGCTTACCACCCAGGCGGAAGCCATGCTTGACCAACTCATCGACGTACGGGTAATCGCTGCGCAGCTCGGTCTTCAAAATCTGCTCGACCCGCGCCAATTCCTCACGGATCGGGGCGTAAAGCAAATCCAGTTGCTGGCGAGTTTCCGGCCGAACAGCGGCGACGGGCGTCATCGAGCTTTCCTGCAAATCTTGACCAAAACAAAACCAATCTCGGGTCGCGTCGGCCTGTGCTCCGCCTGAAACCACGTTCGGTGCTTGGGTGCCACTGGCGGCTCGTCCGCCAGTGCCGGAGTTGACGTTGCGGCACACTGGCGGACGAGCCGCCAGTGGCACCCGAAGCGTTTCTTCAAACAGAGCCTAGCATTCCGCCACCCAATCTACGATCTACAAACCGTCGAGTCCCACCCAAACTTAACCGGCGCCGCGAACGTAATGCCCGCTCCGCCCACCGGACTTCTCCTCCAACCGGATCTCGCCAATCACCAAATCCTTGTCGATCGCCTTCACCATGTCGTAAATCGTCAAGGCGGCGGCCGAAACCGCGACCAGGGCTTCCATTTCCACTCCGGTTCTCGCCGTGCAGCGGACCGTAGCGGAAATCTCAACCACTTCCGGCTCGGGCTGCGCAAAGGCAATCTCCACGCTATCCAGGGGCAGCGGATGGCACAGCGGAATCAACTCGGCCGTCTTCTTGGCCGCCATGATGCCCGCCAACCGCGCCACCTCGAACACGTCCCCCTTGGCCGTCGGTCCAGAGCGAATCCGTTCCCACGTCGCCACTTGCATCCGCACAAGCCCCGTCGCTCGGGCCATCCGCGCAGTCACCGGCTTCTGGCCGACGTCCACCATCCGGCTAGCGCCGTCCGCATCGAAATGCGTCAATTCACTCATCATCGAACGCCCATTGTAGACCCCCCGGGGGCACAGTCGAGGGGGCGGTGGCATGTCGTCCGGTGGGCGGTCATCACAACCGTGCGGCAGATGTCTTGCCGCTCCGGAAGACGATCGCGATGGATGCCATCGCCACGCAACCGATGGCGAAAGTTGACGGCTCGGGCACGGCCTGCGGCGTAGTCGCGCCAAAGAAGTTCCGGACATTGTTGAGGTCCGTGATATCGACTTGCCGGTCGAAGTTTGTGTCCCCCCCAACAATGCTGTCGCCGGATAGTCCGAAATTGTTTCGGACGTCGTTTAAATCAATAATGTCGACCTTACCATCAAGATTAGTGTCAGGTTGAAAGAGCGTGACTTCGCCCGTTGAGTAGAGTTGGCTGGTATCCACAAGTAAACCGCGTGGAGCAACAACCGCATCAAAGCGATTCGCGACGTCGAGTGGGTCCGGCCAATCGAAAAGGTCAATAGTGCCAGAAATCGGCCGTCCAAGTCCCCACTTACTGTCTACGATTTTGAGCGTGCCCCCCAATGTCACTGAGGTCGAGTCGTGTATTTCGATCGGCGTGTGGAATCCGATGCCCTTTCCTTGTTGGATCAGGACCTCCAGCTGAGCGCCTTCGGCAACTACAAATGACTGCGACACTTTTACTCCGACCCTCCCGCATTCCATGGAGCACAAGTCTGCAGTGAGCAACGTCAGTGTATCGCCGGCGAGCAAATTCAACCCACGAATCTCGCCATCAGAGTGAATTGCGTTACGCAAATTCACCGACGGATCAGGTGTTCCCAGGGATCTTCGTAGATCGGCGCCGGTAAGATCAGCATTGACCATTTCCAAATTGGTAAAATTTGCGAAACGCAAAACAGAGTTGGAAAGGTTCTGGTGGCTTAGATCCAAGCCAGCCAGGCCGAATCCTGCGAAGTAGACGCCGCTTAAGTCCCGATCTTTGTAGCTTTGCGTTGAATAGAGTTGCTCACTTTGAATTCCATATAAAATGGAACCGCGGACAATAGTGCCGGAAAAATCGGCGTCTTGAAGTGAACAGCAAATCTGCGCATTGGCCAGATTTGATCCGGAGAAGTTTGCGTTCGTCAGGTCTCCGTCCAGTGCAGCGAAGGCCAACTCGCGATGATCGAGTTGCACGCCAGGACCCATTGTGATCCCCTCCGTCCCTGGAATTACCTCGCCGTTGTCCCAGCGGTAGA is a genomic window of Planctomycetia bacterium containing:
- the moaC gene encoding cyclic pyranopterin monophosphate synthase MoaC, which codes for MSELTHFDADGASRMVDVGQKPVTARMARATGLVRMQVATWERIRSGPTAKGDVFEVARLAGIMAAKKTAELIPLCHPLPLDSVEIAFAQPEPEVVEISATVRCTARTGVEMEALVAVSAAALTIYDMVKAIDKDLVIGEIRLEEKSGGRSGHYVRGAG
- a CDS encoding pentapeptide repeat-containing protein; this encodes MNAIRCLLILVVVAGLSGISRADIYRWDNGEVIPGTEGITMGPGVQLDHRELAFAALDGDLTNANFSGSNLANAQICCSLQDADFSGTIVRGSILYGIQSEQLYSTQSYKDRDLSGVYFAGFGLAGLDLSHQNLSNSVLRFANFTNLEMVNADLTGADLRRSLGTPDPSVNLRNAIHSDGEIRGLNLLAGDTLTLLTADLCSMECGRVGVKVSQSFVVAEGAQLEVLIQQGKGIGFHTPIEIHDSTSVTLGGTLKIVDSKWGLGRPISGTIDLFDWPDPLDVANRFDAVVAPRGLLVDTSQLYSTGEVTLFQPDTNLDGKVDIIDLNDVRNNFGLSGDSIVGGDTNFDRQVDITDLNNVRNFFGATTPQAVPEPSTFAIGCVAMASIAIVFRSGKTSAARL
- a CDS encoding polyprenyl synthetase family protein, whose translation is MTPVAAVRPETRQQLDLLYAPIREELARVEQILKTELRSDYPYVDELVKHGFRLGGKRLRPALLLLAAQACGRVTKDHHVLAAVVEMIHTATLVHDDVLDEAAMRRHLETVNARWDNQASVLLGDFLFTHSFYLASTLETTYACQVIGRATNIVCEGELRQIDSRAKYSLTEAEYLGIIEAKTAELTACSCLLGAHYAGADKQLTAAMGRYGRALGIAFQIVDDLLDLEGDEATTGKSLGTDLEQQKPTLPLIRLLEQVSASEKPSILEILTRSGNHRREALQPWFTQCDALGYARTRAEEFATQARAEIAQLPESAAKMVVEGLTYFVVARQQ